One Purpureocillium takamizusanense chromosome 1, complete sequence genomic window carries:
- the OCT1 gene encoding Mitochondrial intermediate peptidase (BUSCO:EOG09260JJW~MEROPS:MER0001156~EggNog:ENOG503NU5K~COG:O) gives MLSSGARRIWVCTRCVRRVTKPARQQRRCESTVASAAAAEHARASSPLVDSGASTRHDDTVLRELFDAPSTRTFAGFSLKKSQGLFKNRYLTSPDGFLLFAQRNLDKATKIVHRVLGASTTHEYQAIVRDLDRLSDLLCRVLDLSDFVRMTHPDSRFQQAAAGAWSMVYQYMNQLNTMTGLNDQLGEALSRPDVTSAWSEEEKTVAELLKLDFMKSAVNLPKKARDRFVDLSSRISDVGSAFIQNMEPEKKQVTLPSHRFYGLYPGLAATLKVRSQISIATTGSEAAAALQSVYDEETRKDIYMAQRKASPETITNLETMLKLRAELASLAGFDSHGHMALKDRMMAKSPASVMQFLLALRNHNAPMIQQELLELTDKKRERLAMPEAELQPWDRDFYMEKFRAEMRSRVRHEDQLTAFFSVGTVMQGLSRLFDRLYGVRFVPRETLPGETWHQDVKRLDVVSDDGEQLAVLYCDLFYRPQKSPNPAHFTVRCSREILPGEVEEATGDMMSGTPAFESAEQAANDGMETSSRNGQLKQLPTIALVCDFPKNDNAREPAFLSYYSVETLFHEMGHAIHSILARTSFQNVSGTRCATDFAELPSTLMEHFAADPTVLSLFARHWKTDRPLPFDLVRERIKVSKRFEGIDTEHQILLAMIDQAYHAPDVASPDFDSTRVFHDIHRRYAHGPRDPPETCWQGFFGHLHSYGSTYYSYLFDRVLAERVWRVVFGAGHGGAAISRDNGERLKKNLLKWGGGRDPWRCLSDTLRDDRLAPGDEESMALVGSWGIKDDKLRT, from the coding sequence ATGCTCAGTTCCGGCGCTCGACGCATCTGGGTCTGTACCAGATGCGTCCGTCGCGTGACCAAGCCGGCTCGTCAACAACGACGATGCGAGTCCAcggtcgccagcgccgcggccgcggagcATGCGAGAgcatcctcgccgctcgtcgacagcggcgccagcaccCGTCATGACGATACCGTGCTCCGCGAGCTCTTCGACGCCCCCTCTACGCGCACCTTTGCAGGCTTCAGTCTGAAGAAGAGCCAGGGTCTCTTCAAGAACCGATACCTAACCAGCCCCGATGGCTTCCTCCTCTTTGCGCAGCGCAATCTGGACAAGGCTACAAAGATCGTTcaccgcgtcctcggcgcgtcTACCACCCACGAATACCAAGCCATCGTTAGGGACCTGGACCGCCTCAGCGACCTGCTATGCCGCGTGCTGGACCTTTCCGACTTTGTGCGAATGACGCACCCCGACTCGCGCTTCCAGCAggccgctgcgggcgctTGGTCCATGGTATATCAATACATGAACCAGCTCAATACCATGACTGGGCTCAATGACCAACTTGGTGAGGCTTTATCTCGCCCAGACGTTACATCGGCGTGGTCCGAAGAGGAAAAGAcggtcgccgagctgctgaAGCTTGACTTCATGAAGTCGGCTGTCAATCTGCCAAAGAAGGCGCGCGACCGCTTCGTCGACCTCTCCTCGCGCATCAGTGACGTCGGGTCTGCCTTTATCCAGAACATGGagccggagaagaagcaggtGACGCTTCCCTCACACCGTTTCTACGGCCTCTATCCGGGACTGGCGGCAACCCTCAAGGTCCGCTCTCAAATCTCCATCGCTACGACCGGCTcagaggccgccgccgcactccAGAGCGTGTATGATGAAGAAACCCGCAAAGACATTTACATGGCTCAACGCAAGGCCTCCCCCGAGACCATCACAAACCTGGAGACAATGCTGAAACTGCGCGCTGAACTCGCTAGCCTTGCTGGATTCGACAGCCATGGCCATATGGCGCTTAAGGACCGTATGATGGCCAAATCACCGGCATCGGTGATGCAGTTCTTGTTGGCGCTGAGGAATCACAACGCTCCGATGATTCAGCAAGAGCTTCTTGAGCTTACAGACAAGAAGCGTGAGAGGTTGGCTatgcccgaggccgagctgcaaCCGTGGGACAGGGACTTCTACATGGAAAAGTTCAGAGCCGAGATGCGCTCCAGGGTCCGCCACGAGGACCAGCTCACGGCCTTCTTTTCCGTCGGAACCGTTATGCAGGGTCTGTCCCGCCTATTTGACCGCCTTTATGGCGTTAGATTCGTGCCGAGGGAAACGCTACCGGGGGAAACGTGGCACCAAGATGTCaagcgcctcgacgtcgtgtCGGACGACGGAgagcagcttgccgtcctGTACTGCGATCTTTTCTACCGGCCTCAAAAGTCGCCTAACCCGGCTCACTTCACGGTGAGGTGCTCGCGGGAGATCCTCCccggcgaggtcgaagagGCCACCGGCGACATGATGTCGGGCACGCCCGCTTTCGAATCGGCGGAGCAGGCAGCCAACGATGGCATggagacgtcgtcgcgcaacGGGCAGCTTAAGCAGCTCCCGACCATTGCGCTGGTGTGCGACTTCCCCAAGAACGACAATGCGCGCGAGCCCGCGTTTCTCTCGTACTACTCGGTCGAGACCCTCTTCCACGAGATGGGCCACGCCATCCACTCCATCCTCGCGCGGACCAGCTTCCAGAACGTGTCGGGCACCCGCTGCGCGACCGACTTCGCCGAGCTGCCCTCGACGCTCATGGAGCacttcgccgccgaccccacGGTCCTCTCCCTCTTCGCCCGCCACTGGAAGACGGACCGCCCGCTACCGTTCGACCTGGTCCGCGAGCGCATCAAGGTCTCCAAGCGTTTCGAGGGCATCGACACGGAGCACCAGatcctcctcgccatgaTCGACCAGGCGTATCACGCGCCGGACGTAGCCAGCCCGGACTTCGACTCGACCCGTGTCTTCCATGACATCCACCGTCGCTACGCCCACGGCCCGCGTGACCCCCCGGAGACGTGCTGGCAAGGCTTCTTCGGCCACCTCCACAGCTACGGCAGCACCTACTACAGCTACCTCTTCgaccgcgtcctcgccgagcgcgtctggcgcgtcgtcttcggcgccggccacggcggcgccgccatcagccGTGACAACGGTGAGCGCCTCAAGAAGAACCTGCTCAAGTGGGGTGGCGGGCGCGATCCCTGGCGCTGCCTCTCCGACACGCTCCGAGATGACAGGCTTGCgcctggcgacgaggagTCTATGGCGCTGGTGGGTAGCTGGGGCATCAAAGACGACAAGCTCCGCACATGA
- a CDS encoding uncharacterized protein (COG:S~TransMembrane:2 (n12-20c32/33o144-161i168-186o)~EggNog:ENOG503P24Y~SECRETED:SignalP(1-32~SECRETED:cutsite=VLA-EA~SECRETED:prob=0.3351)) codes for MAARVLLQRRSLAPLATLALGGMALVPATVLAEAPADKRRPIYDDVDVPPAEPAPATPSKSLLPSLQLAAPADDSGPSAPKHRGPSPTDRLAVQVGRARLFLYKCAVATEDKINETMDSAFHLEQSFTSSIAALAPPRESGEKLMPGAIYVLVAAMAGSIITRNRNILLRATMPLALGIGAGWTVLPVTMRNMSDLAWKYEQRFPAVAESHIKLRDGIQKGVSFAKVHKEVGIRYVDEKVTDAREAVEGWVKQGK; via the exons ATGGCTGCAAGAGTGCTGCTGCAACGG CGCTCCctggcgccgttggcgaccctcgccctcggtggAATGGCTCTTGTGCCCGCCACAGTCCTCGCGGAGGCTCCCGCCGACAAG AGGAGACCCATCTACGATGACGTCGACGTCCctcccgccgagcccgcACCCGCGACGCCCTCAAAGTCCCTGCTTCCCTCGCTGCAACTTGCCGCTCctgccgacgacagcgggCCGTCGGCCCCCAAGCAccgcggcccgtcgcccacagaccgcctcgccgtccaagTCGGGCGTGCCCGTCTCTTCCTGTACAAGTGCGCCGTTGCCACCGAGGACAAGATCAACGAGACGATGGACTCGGCCTTCCACCTGGAGCAGTCCTTCACAagctccatcgccgcgctggccccgccccgcgagagcggcgagaagctcatgcccggcgccatctacgtgctcgtcgccgccatggccggtAGCATCATCACGCGCAATCGCAACATCCTGCTGCGCGCCACCATGCCCCTAgccctcggcatcggcgctgGGTGGACCGTCCTGCCCGTCACCATGAGAAACATGTCCGACTTGGCCTGGAAGTACGAGCAGCGCTtccctgccgtcgccgagtcgCACATTAAGTTGCGTGACGGCATTCAAAAGGGCGTCAGCTTCGCCAAGGTTCACAAGGAGGTGGGTATACGATACGTCGACGAGAAGGTAACCGACGCCCgagaggccgtcgagggctggGTCAAGCAGGGCAAATAG